From Arachis stenosperma cultivar V10309 chromosome 2, arast.V10309.gnm1.PFL2, whole genome shotgun sequence, one genomic window encodes:
- the LOC130961078 gene encoding WAT1-related protein At2g37460-like: MESRSNWYERSKPFIAVTFLQFGFAGMDVLSKAAMNKGMSNYVLVVYRHLVAFFAIAPFALFLDKKVRPKMTFSIFIKIVALSILEPVIDQNLYFLGMKYTTATFAAAMTNMLPAITFFMACILRLEKIKIKSIRSIAKVVGTLATVSGAMVMTLLKGPIIELFGRHGDSNHNLHHDADENTQHAIKGFIMITIGCFSWACFVILQTITLEAYPAELSLTAWICILGAAEGAAVAMIMERANPSVWYLKWDMKLLAVVYSGIVCSGLAYYMQGLVLKTRGPVFVTAFNPLCMVIVAIMGSLILAEKLFLGRLIGAIVIVLGLYLVVWGKSKDYKPPSNEPVLPAKQVTEEANTKKEHCNHHHIAISNLRAGITTLEEQA; encoded by the exons ATGGAGAGTAGAAGTAATTGGTACGAAAGGTCAAAGCCATTCATAGCTGTTACTTTTCTTCAGTTTGGATTTGCAGGCATGGATGTTCTATCCAAAGCTGCTATGAACAAAGGGATGAGCAACTACGTCCTCGTCGTCTATCGCCACCTCGTCGCCTTCTTCGCCATAGCTCCTTTTGCTCTTTTCCTTGACAA gAAAGTGAGGCCTAAAATGACATTTTCAATCTTCATAAAGATAGTGGCACTCAGCATCCTAGa GCCAGTTATTGATCAGAACTTGTATTTTTTGGGGATGAAGTACACAACAGCAACTTTTGCTGCTGCCATGACCAACATGCTTCCTGCCATTACCTTCTTCATGGCTTGCATTCTTag ACTAGagaagattaaaataaaaagtattcgTAGCATAGCAAAGGTGGTTGGAACTCTAGCAACAGTTTCTGGTGCCATGGTGATGACACTGTTGAAAGGGCCAATTATTGAGCTTTTTGGAAGACATGGAGACAGTAACCACAATCTTCATCACGATGCTGATGAAAATACTCAACATGCAATAAAAGGATTTATTATGATCACAATAGGCTGTTTTAGTTGGGCCTGTTTCGTGATCCTCCAA ACTATAACCCTTGAAGCCTACCCTGCTGAGCTCTCTCTTACAGCTTGGATATGCATTTTGGGAGCAGCTGAAGGTGCTGCAGTTGCTATGATTATGGAAAGAGCCAACCCTTCTGTTTGGTATCTGAAATGGGATATGAAATTGCTTGCTGTTGTCTACAGT GGCATAGTGTGTTCAGGACTGGCTTATTACATGCAAGGATTGGTGTTGAAAACAAGAGGCccagtctttgtaacagcattTAATCCCCTCTGCATGGTAATTGTTGCTATTATGGGCTCCCTCATTCTAGCAGAGAAACTATTTCTTGGCAG GTTGATTGGTGCCATTGTCATTGTTTTGGGCCTGTACCTTGTAGTGTGGGGTAAAAGCAAAGATTACAAGCCACCAAGTAATGAACCTGTATTGCCAGCTAAACAAGTTACAGAGGAAGCCAACACCAAAAAGGAACATTGTAATCACCACCACATTGCCATCAGTAATTTAAGAGCTGGAATCACAACACTAGAAGAACAAGCATGA
- the LOC130961077 gene encoding uncharacterized protein LOC130961077 isoform X3 — protein sequence MSFPNQAFWMAKDPGSLNDGDMTCDESSRIESKRSHQWFMDGPEVDVFPNKKQAVVSPNNLLSGMLNSNLSSWGNSSSFQSLTDDFTAQLFDPDTATTNHGDANISSLSMDNKSGGERKDSMNPFGSGSSFGLSMSCTLDDPRLAFNYDGIRKIKVNEVKESHSVMSVPENNPYDKGVSSTVLNPQAYSADDNSISTNLAYTKGDANIISMDDPYSRTDNNLMSVVQSHNKGGDGLSIHQTYKDICNTISMDQGFSKVDSSMTSIAQAYKADDNSMLRDYLFDKVENGTISAGHPYGMGGNNMPFVSHSYNSGESTIISFGGCDDDDPTHSGLFISNYDMLTGQALPQKLEAVNEKEFVRSNSNLLLNTAQTSASETESVSKTKEEIKMSKKATSNNFPSNVRSLLSTGMLDGVSVKYKAWSREKELRGVINGAGYLCSCQSCNFSKVINAYEFERHAGCKTKHPNNHIYFESGKTIYGVVQELRSTPQNMLFDVLQTVTGSAINQKSFRIWKESFLAAARELQRICGKGEVK from the exons ATG TCTTTCCCCAATCAAGCATTTTGGATGGCAAAGGATCCTGGAAGTTTGAATGATGGTGACATGACATGTGACGAATCTTCTAGAATTGAGTCCAAGAGATCTCATCAATGGTTCATGGATGGTCCTGAAGTGGATGTATTTCCCAATAAGAAACAGGCAGTAGTGTCCCCAAACAATTTGCTGTCAGGAATGCTTAACTCCAATCTTTCTTCATGGGGAAATTCCTCAAGTTTCCAATCCTTAACCGATGATTTCACTGCACAATTGTTTGACCCAGATACAGCTACTACCAATCATGGGGATGCAAATATTTCATCTCTTAGCATGGACAATAAGTCAGGTGGTGAGAGAAAGGATAGCATGAATCCCTTCGGGAGTGGTTCATCATTTGGTTTATCTATGTCCTGTACATTGGATGATCCTCGTTTAGCTTTCAATTATGATGGAATTagaaaaattaaagttaatgaAGTGAAGGAATCTCATAGTGTCATGTCTGTCCCTGAAAATAATCCCTATGATAAGGGAGTCAGCAGCACCGTGTTAAATCCTCAAGCATACAGCGCTGATGATAATTCCATATCAACGAATCTTGCTTATACCAAAGGGGATGCTAATATAATATCAATGGATGACCCGTACAGCAGGACAGATAACAATTTAATGTCAGTGGTTCAATCTCATAACAAGGGAGGGGATGGCTTATCTATCCATCAAACTTACAAAGATATTTGTAATACAATATCAATGGACCAAGGATTTAGCAAGGTGGATAGCAGCATGACATCTATTGCTCAAGCTTATAAGGCCGATGACAATTCTATGTTAAGAGATTACTTATTCGACAAGGTTGAAAATGGCACCATATCAGCGGGTCACCCATATGGCATGGGAGGAAACAACATGCCATTTGTTTCACATTCTTATAATAGCGGGGAGAGCACTATCATATCCTTTGGTGGctgtgatgatgatgatccaACTCACTCTGGCCTATTCATTTCCAACTATGACATGTTGACGGGTCAAGCACTTCCACAGAAGTTGGAAGCTGTGAATGAGAAAGAGTTTGTCAGATCTAATTCTAATTTACTTCTAAATACAGCTCAGACATCTGCATCTGAAACTGAAAGTGTTTCCAAGACAAAAGAAGAGATAAAAATGTCTAAGAAAGCTACTTCAAACAACTTCCCTTCAAATGTCAGAAGTTTGCTATCCACTGGCATGCTTGATGGTGTCTCTGTAAAGTATAAGGCTTGGTCGCGGGAG AAGGAGCTTCGAGGAGTTATAAACGGTGCTGGGTATTTATGCAGTTGCCAGTCTTGTAATTTTTCCAAG GTTATTAATGCATATGAGTTTGAACGACATGCTGGTTGCAAGACAAAACACCCCAATAATCATATTTACTTTGAGAGTGGGAAAACTATATATGGTGTTGTACAAGAGCTCCGGAGCACTCCACAGAATATGTTATTTGATGTTCTTCAGACAGTAACTGGTTCAGCAATCAATCAGAAGTCCTTCCGCATTTGGAAAG AATCCTTTTTGGCTGCGGCTCGGGAACTCCAGCGCATTTGTGGAAAAGGTGAAGTGAAGTAG
- the LOC130961077 gene encoding uncharacterized protein LOC130961077 isoform X2 produces MFEVQMGRGFECDSSTGKKKSFPNQAFWMAKDPGSLNDGDMTCDESSRIESKRSHQWFMDGPEVDVFPNKKQAVVSPNNLLSGMLNSNLSSWGNSSSFQSLTDDFTAQLFDPDTATTNHGDANISSLSMDNKSGGERKDSMNPFGSGSSFGLSMSCTLDDPRLAFNYDGIRKIKVNEVKESHSVMSVPENNPYDKGVSSTVLNPQAYSADDNSISTNLAYTKGDANIISMDDPYSRTDNNLMSVVQSHNKGGDGLSIHQTYKDICNTISMDQGFSKVDSSMTSIAQAYKADDNSMLRDYLFDKVENGTISAGHPYGMGGNNMPFVSHSYNSGESTIISFGGCDDDDPTHSGLFISNYDMLTGQALPQKLEAVNEKEFVRSNSNLLLNTAQTSASETESVSKTKEEIKMSKKATSNNFPSNVRSLLSTGMLDGVSVKYKAWSREELRGVINGAGYLCSCQSCNFSKVINAYEFERHAGCKTKHPNNHIYFESGKTIYGVVQELRSTPQNMLFDVLQTVTGSAINQKSFRIWKESFLAAARELQRICGKGEVK; encoded by the exons ATGTTTGAGGTTCAAATGGGTCGTGGTTTTGAGTGCGACAGCTCTaccggaaaaaaaaaa TCTTTCCCCAATCAAGCATTTTGGATGGCAAAGGATCCTGGAAGTTTGAATGATGGTGACATGACATGTGACGAATCTTCTAGAATTGAGTCCAAGAGATCTCATCAATGGTTCATGGATGGTCCTGAAGTGGATGTATTTCCCAATAAGAAACAGGCAGTAGTGTCCCCAAACAATTTGCTGTCAGGAATGCTTAACTCCAATCTTTCTTCATGGGGAAATTCCTCAAGTTTCCAATCCTTAACCGATGATTTCACTGCACAATTGTTTGACCCAGATACAGCTACTACCAATCATGGGGATGCAAATATTTCATCTCTTAGCATGGACAATAAGTCAGGTGGTGAGAGAAAGGATAGCATGAATCCCTTCGGGAGTGGTTCATCATTTGGTTTATCTATGTCCTGTACATTGGATGATCCTCGTTTAGCTTTCAATTATGATGGAATTagaaaaattaaagttaatgaAGTGAAGGAATCTCATAGTGTCATGTCTGTCCCTGAAAATAATCCCTATGATAAGGGAGTCAGCAGCACCGTGTTAAATCCTCAAGCATACAGCGCTGATGATAATTCCATATCAACGAATCTTGCTTATACCAAAGGGGATGCTAATATAATATCAATGGATGACCCGTACAGCAGGACAGATAACAATTTAATGTCAGTGGTTCAATCTCATAACAAGGGAGGGGATGGCTTATCTATCCATCAAACTTACAAAGATATTTGTAATACAATATCAATGGACCAAGGATTTAGCAAGGTGGATAGCAGCATGACATCTATTGCTCAAGCTTATAAGGCCGATGACAATTCTATGTTAAGAGATTACTTATTCGACAAGGTTGAAAATGGCACCATATCAGCGGGTCACCCATATGGCATGGGAGGAAACAACATGCCATTTGTTTCACATTCTTATAATAGCGGGGAGAGCACTATCATATCCTTTGGTGGctgtgatgatgatgatccaACTCACTCTGGCCTATTCATTTCCAACTATGACATGTTGACGGGTCAAGCACTTCCACAGAAGTTGGAAGCTGTGAATGAGAAAGAGTTTGTCAGATCTAATTCTAATTTACTTCTAAATACAGCTCAGACATCTGCATCTGAAACTGAAAGTGTTTCCAAGACAAAAGAAGAGATAAAAATGTCTAAGAAAGCTACTTCAAACAACTTCCCTTCAAATGTCAGAAGTTTGCTATCCACTGGCATGCTTGATGGTGTCTCTGTAAAGTATAAGGCTTGGTCGCGGGAG GAGCTTCGAGGAGTTATAAACGGTGCTGGGTATTTATGCAGTTGCCAGTCTTGTAATTTTTCCAAG GTTATTAATGCATATGAGTTTGAACGACATGCTGGTTGCAAGACAAAACACCCCAATAATCATATTTACTTTGAGAGTGGGAAAACTATATATGGTGTTGTACAAGAGCTCCGGAGCACTCCACAGAATATGTTATTTGATGTTCTTCAGACAGTAACTGGTTCAGCAATCAATCAGAAGTCCTTCCGCATTTGGAAAG AATCCTTTTTGGCTGCGGCTCGGGAACTCCAGCGCATTTGTGGAAAAGGTGAAGTGAAGTAG
- the LOC130961077 gene encoding uncharacterized protein LOC130961077 isoform X1, with protein sequence MFEVQMGRGFECDSSTGKKKSFPNQAFWMAKDPGSLNDGDMTCDESSRIESKRSHQWFMDGPEVDVFPNKKQAVVSPNNLLSGMLNSNLSSWGNSSSFQSLTDDFTAQLFDPDTATTNHGDANISSLSMDNKSGGERKDSMNPFGSGSSFGLSMSCTLDDPRLAFNYDGIRKIKVNEVKESHSVMSVPENNPYDKGVSSTVLNPQAYSADDNSISTNLAYTKGDANIISMDDPYSRTDNNLMSVVQSHNKGGDGLSIHQTYKDICNTISMDQGFSKVDSSMTSIAQAYKADDNSMLRDYLFDKVENGTISAGHPYGMGGNNMPFVSHSYNSGESTIISFGGCDDDDPTHSGLFISNYDMLTGQALPQKLEAVNEKEFVRSNSNLLLNTAQTSASETESVSKTKEEIKMSKKATSNNFPSNVRSLLSTGMLDGVSVKYKAWSREKELRGVINGAGYLCSCQSCNFSKVINAYEFERHAGCKTKHPNNHIYFESGKTIYGVVQELRSTPQNMLFDVLQTVTGSAINQKSFRIWKESFLAAARELQRICGKGEVK encoded by the exons ATGTTTGAGGTTCAAATGGGTCGTGGTTTTGAGTGCGACAGCTCTaccggaaaaaaaaaa TCTTTCCCCAATCAAGCATTTTGGATGGCAAAGGATCCTGGAAGTTTGAATGATGGTGACATGACATGTGACGAATCTTCTAGAATTGAGTCCAAGAGATCTCATCAATGGTTCATGGATGGTCCTGAAGTGGATGTATTTCCCAATAAGAAACAGGCAGTAGTGTCCCCAAACAATTTGCTGTCAGGAATGCTTAACTCCAATCTTTCTTCATGGGGAAATTCCTCAAGTTTCCAATCCTTAACCGATGATTTCACTGCACAATTGTTTGACCCAGATACAGCTACTACCAATCATGGGGATGCAAATATTTCATCTCTTAGCATGGACAATAAGTCAGGTGGTGAGAGAAAGGATAGCATGAATCCCTTCGGGAGTGGTTCATCATTTGGTTTATCTATGTCCTGTACATTGGATGATCCTCGTTTAGCTTTCAATTATGATGGAATTagaaaaattaaagttaatgaAGTGAAGGAATCTCATAGTGTCATGTCTGTCCCTGAAAATAATCCCTATGATAAGGGAGTCAGCAGCACCGTGTTAAATCCTCAAGCATACAGCGCTGATGATAATTCCATATCAACGAATCTTGCTTATACCAAAGGGGATGCTAATATAATATCAATGGATGACCCGTACAGCAGGACAGATAACAATTTAATGTCAGTGGTTCAATCTCATAACAAGGGAGGGGATGGCTTATCTATCCATCAAACTTACAAAGATATTTGTAATACAATATCAATGGACCAAGGATTTAGCAAGGTGGATAGCAGCATGACATCTATTGCTCAAGCTTATAAGGCCGATGACAATTCTATGTTAAGAGATTACTTATTCGACAAGGTTGAAAATGGCACCATATCAGCGGGTCACCCATATGGCATGGGAGGAAACAACATGCCATTTGTTTCACATTCTTATAATAGCGGGGAGAGCACTATCATATCCTTTGGTGGctgtgatgatgatgatccaACTCACTCTGGCCTATTCATTTCCAACTATGACATGTTGACGGGTCAAGCACTTCCACAGAAGTTGGAAGCTGTGAATGAGAAAGAGTTTGTCAGATCTAATTCTAATTTACTTCTAAATACAGCTCAGACATCTGCATCTGAAACTGAAAGTGTTTCCAAGACAAAAGAAGAGATAAAAATGTCTAAGAAAGCTACTTCAAACAACTTCCCTTCAAATGTCAGAAGTTTGCTATCCACTGGCATGCTTGATGGTGTCTCTGTAAAGTATAAGGCTTGGTCGCGGGAG AAGGAGCTTCGAGGAGTTATAAACGGTGCTGGGTATTTATGCAGTTGCCAGTCTTGTAATTTTTCCAAG GTTATTAATGCATATGAGTTTGAACGACATGCTGGTTGCAAGACAAAACACCCCAATAATCATATTTACTTTGAGAGTGGGAAAACTATATATGGTGTTGTACAAGAGCTCCGGAGCACTCCACAGAATATGTTATTTGATGTTCTTCAGACAGTAACTGGTTCAGCAATCAATCAGAAGTCCTTCCGCATTTGGAAAG AATCCTTTTTGGCTGCGGCTCGGGAACTCCAGCGCATTTGTGGAAAAGGTGAAGTGAAGTAG
- the LOC130962769 gene encoding uncharacterized protein LOC130962769 — translation MKIKHQFTLVEHPQANGQDKVANKVILAGLKKRLQDAKGAWAEELPQVLWAYRTIPQSATGETPFRLAYGIEAMIPVEINEQSPRVSFYDEVGNIHGHKEELELLLEVRE, via the coding sequence atgaaaatcaaacatcagttTACATTGGTGGAACATCCACAAGCAAATGGACAAGACAAGGTAGCAAATAAGGTCATACTGGCAGGGTTGAAAAAAAGGTTGCAAgacgcaaagggagcctgggctgaagagctcccacaagtacTTTGGGCTTATCGGACCATACCTCAgtctgccacaggagaaacaccctttCGACTTGCTTATGGCATAGAAGCCATGATACCAGTTGAAATCAacgagcaaagcccaagggtgaGCTTCTACGACGAGGTTGGGAACATACACGGACACAAAGAAGAACTTGAGCTACTCCTAGAAGTCCGAGAATGA